A stretch of the Gracilinanus agilis isolate LMUSP501 chromosome 4, AgileGrace, whole genome shotgun sequence genome encodes the following:
- the LOC123246490 gene encoding glutathione S-transferase A1-like: MAGKPILHYFNGRGRMESVRWLLAVAGVEFEEKLMNSAEEFDNLIKSEFTALKSHGKNYLVGNQMSWADIQLFEAILMVEELKSDVLSAFPKLQEFKARMGKLPNIQKFLQPGSQRKEMDPMGLEEVKKIFKDDDSLFLKHMS; this comes from the exons ATGGCTGGGAAGCCCATACTTCATTACTTCAATGGAAGAGGCAGAATGGAATCAGTGCGCTGGCTCTTAGCAGTTGCTGGAGTAGAG tttGAAGAAAAGCTAATGAATTCAGCTGAAGAGTTTGATAACTTAATTAAGAGTGAGTTCACA GCATTAAAAAGCCATGGGAAAAATTATCTTGTTGGCAACCAGATGAGCTGGGCAGATATACAGCTGTTTGAAGCCATCCTAATGGTTGAAGAATTGAAGTCAGATGTTCTCTCTGCATTCCCTAAACTGCAG GAATTCAAAGCTAGAATGGGTAAACTCCCCAACATTCAGAAATTCCTTCAGCCTGgaagtcaaagaaaagaaatggatccGATGGGTCTTGAAGAGGTAAAGAAGATATTCAAGGATGATGACTCCTTGTTTCTTAAACATATGAGCTGA
- the LOC123245181 gene encoding glutathione S-transferase-like, with product MYVEGMRDLNEMIMYYILCYPGEEEKNFNYIIEKATERFFPVYEKALKSHGKNYLVGNQMSWADIQLFEAILMVEELKSDVLSAFPKLQEFKARMGKLPSIQKFLQPGSQRKPKMDAKNLAVAKKIFKVDDSVFLKHMS from the exons ATGTATGTGGAAGGGATGAGAGATCTGAATGAAATGATCATGTACTACATACTGTGTTAtcctggagaagaggaaaagaatttcaaCTACATCATAGAGAAAGCCACTGAAAGATTCTTCCCAGTGTATGAGAAG GCATTAAAAAGCCATGGGAAAAATTATCTTGTTGGCAACCAGATGAGCTGGGCAGATATACAGCTGTTTGAAGCCATCCTAATGGTTGAAGAATTGAAGTCAGATGTTCTCTCTGCATTCCCTAAACTGCAG gAGTTCAAAGCTAGAATGGGAAAACTCCCCAGCATTCAGAAATTCCTTCAGCCTGGAagtcaaagaaaaccaaaaatggaTGCCAAAAATCTTGCAGTGGCAAAAAAGATATTCAAGGTTGATGACTCGGTGTTTCTTAAACATATGAGCTGA